A genomic region of Candidatus Cloacimonadota bacterium contains the following coding sequences:
- a CDS encoding MCE family protein: protein MVSKTQKFRLGIFIIFISALMIIFFVMVAGNKLMEKRDSYHIVYKEISISGLQIGGAVKYHGISIGRVDDILIDKEDIRNVIVKVSVKAGTPIKEDVKASLIPVGITGLLQVELSGGSNEAKLLKPGSEILAGTSTFESISGKAEIITEKLENVLHNLAELTNQNNRHKLENILANIDSMVTENREPAASILTNIDSTTFYLVHLTEQTKKTAEKLNEILYSERFNNILNNTEKFSSQIAEADIQQLIVNLNKAVNQANDTLLHFDLTLLKSRQDFLQSLETLKETMDYLNEFSRQISENPSILLRPQKK from the coding sequence ATGGTAAGTAAAACTCAGAAGTTCAGGTTAGGCATATTTATTATCTTTATTTCTGCTTTAATGATCATCTTTTTTGTCATGGTCGCTGGAAACAAGTTAATGGAGAAAAGGGACAGTTACCACATCGTTTACAAGGAAATATCAATCAGCGGATTACAGATCGGTGGAGCAGTGAAATATCATGGAATCAGTATTGGTCGCGTTGATGATATCCTGATCGACAAGGAAGACATTCGCAATGTAATCGTGAAAGTAAGTGTTAAAGCGGGAACACCTATCAAGGAAGATGTCAAAGCATCATTGATCCCGGTTGGAATTACGGGTCTTCTCCAGGTAGAATTAAGCGGAGGATCGAACGAAGCGAAACTTCTGAAACCGGGAAGTGAAATATTAGCAGGAACTTCTACCTTTGAAAGCATTTCCGGGAAAGCAGAAATTATAACGGAAAAACTCGAGAATGTCTTACATAATTTAGCAGAATTAACAAACCAGAATAATCGTCATAAACTAGAAAATATTTTAGCAAATATCGACAGTATGGTCACGGAAAATCGAGAACCGGCAGCCAGTATTTTAACCAATATCGATTCCACAACTTTTTATCTGGTACATCTGACAGAACAAACAAAAAAAACAGCTGAAAAATTAAATGAAATATTATATTCTGAAAGATTTAACAATATCCTAAATAACACCGAGAAATTTTCCAGCCAAATCGCGGAAGCAGATATTCAGCAGTTGATCGTTAATCTTAATAAAGCTGTCAATCAGGCAAATGATACCCTTCTCCATTTTGATCTAACCCTACTGAAAAGTCGTCAGGATTTCCTGCAGTCTTTGGAAACGCTGAAAGAAACTATGGATTACCTGAACGAATTTTCCAGACAGATCAGCGAAAATCCTTCGATCTTATTACGACCCCAGAAAAAATAA